The DNA sequence GGTGCAGCGCTCGCCGTCGGGCAAGGCCGACTACCGCTGGGCCAAAGAACAGGCGCTCGCCGCACAACGGGTCTGAGCAGCGGCCCGCTCAGCCGAACTGCGGTTTGCGCTTCTCCCGGATCGCGGCCAGGCCCTCATGCACGTCGGGACCGGAGAACCCGAGAAACTCCAGCCCCAACGCGGTCTCGAAGGCCGGCGCGAACTGCCGATACCAATAGTTGAGGCTGTGCTTGGTGAAGCGGATCGCGTCCTGGGCGCCGTGCGCCAGGTCGTCGGCGATGCGGGTCGCGGTGGCCAGCACCTCGTCGTCATCGACGCACTTGGAGACCAGACCGATCCGCTCGGCTTCTTCGCCGTGCAGCGTCTCGCAGGTCAGCAGGTAGTACTTGGCCTTGGCCATGCCCACCAGCAGCGGCCAGCAGATCGCCGCGTGATCCCCGGCGGCAACCCCGAGCTTGGTGTGGCCGTCGATCAATCGAGCGGTGCGCCCGGCTACCGAGATGTCGGAGAGCAGCGCCACCACCAGGCCTGCGCCGACAGCGGGCCCATTGATGGCCGAGATCACCGGTTTGGAGAAGTTGACCATGTTCAGCACCAGATCGCGGGCCTCGCGCAGCACCTGCATCCGTCCGGCGTGATCACTGACGATCTTCTCGATCAGCTCAAAGCTGCCGCCGGCGGAGAATGCCTTGCCCTCACCGCGTACCAGCACCGCTCGCACGTCGTCGTCGCGGTCGATCACCGGCCACACGTCGGCGAGATCGCGGTGCATCTGCGGGCCTACCGAGTTCAGTCCCGGCGCGTCGAGCACCAGCTCCAGCACGCCATTGTCGCCGGGCTCGAACCGAAGGCTGGGGAAGTCGGCGGAGGCACGGTAACGGGCGGCGTCAGTCATCATTCGTTTCTACTCGACCGCCCCGCGCCGAGGCACTGCGGCCTCGCCCTGTCGCGCTCGGGAAACCGCCACGCCACGAGCTGTCTATCTGCGTGAATCCTCAACGAACTCAATGGTTCTCCGGCCGGTGGGGCGACCGCTGCGGGGGAGCGCTGAGGTGCCGCATTCGGCCCCTGAGATTTAGGTTTGCCTTTCTAGTTTCTACAAAATCCCTTGTGTAAACTCTCTGCCCATGGCATATGTGATCGGGAAGCCGTGCGTTGACGTGATGGACCGGGCCTGCGTGGAGGAGTGCCCGGTTGACTGCATCTACGAAGGCGGACGAGCCCTTTACATCCACCCGGATGAGTGTGTGGACTGCGGAGCCTGCGAGCCGGTGTGCCCGGTCGAGGCCATCTACTACGAAGATGACCTCCCGGAGGAGCTCCAACCGCACCAGGCCGATAACGCTGCG is a window from the Mycobacterium sp. SVM_VP21 genome containing:
- a CDS encoding enoyl-CoA hydratase/isomerase family protein, with translation MTDAARYRASADFPSLRFEPGDNGVLELVLDAPGLNSVGPQMHRDLADVWPVIDRDDDVRAVLVRGEGKAFSAGGSFELIEKIVSDHAGRMQVLREARDLVLNMVNFSKPVISAINGPAVGAGLVVALLSDISVAGRTARLIDGHTKLGVAAGDHAAICWPLLVGMAKAKYYLLTCETLHGEEAERIGLVSKCVDDDEVLATATRIADDLAHGAQDAIRFTKHSLNYWYRQFAPAFETALGLEFLGFSGPDVHEGLAAIREKRKPQFG
- a CDS encoding ferredoxin family protein, coding for MAYVIGKPCVDVMDRACVEECPVDCIYEGGRALYIHPDECVDCGACEPVCPVEAIYYEDDLPEELQPHQADNAAFFAEALPGRDEALGSPGGAAKIGPLGIDTPLVASFPPQGE